The following are encoded together in the Plasmodium reichenowi strain SY57 chromosome 3, whole genome shotgun sequence genome:
- a CDS encoding 60S ribosomal protein L7, putative — protein sequence MADRYENQVENELGKNMTSLRAKKVNKNKELKQAAAKKIKTLKLINKKKRNDLRQRTLRYEEEYESERKKIIELKREARKNNCFYREAEKKVVFVIRLKGVNKLPPKVRSVFRLLRLLQVHNGVFVKVNKATKEMLKIVEPYVTYGYPTLSTVRKLLYKRGYVRVGKVRRYARKKIQDNADISKHLGKYNVHGIEDMVYQLYTCGPVFKKVNNFLWAFKLKPPRKGFKAKRHAFNEPRPGDWGNREAHINELINRMI from the exons GATAGGTATGAAAATCAAGTCGAAAATGAATtaggaaaaaatatgacTAGTTTGAGAGCTAAGAAGGTTAACAAAAATAAGGAATTAAAACAAGCAGCTGCCAAAAAGATAAAAACATTGAAATTA ataaataaaaagaaaagaaatgaCTTACGACAAAGAACATTAAGGTATGAAGAAGAATATGAAAGtgaaaggaaaaaaattatagaaTTAAAAAGAGAGGCAAGAAAAAACAACTGTTTTTATAGAGAAGCTGAAAAGAAAGTTGTATTTGTTATAAGATTAAAGGGTGTTAACAAATTGCCTCCAAAGGTTAGATCTGTTTTCCGTTTATTAAGATTATTACAAGTACACAATGGTGTATTTGTAAAGGTAAATAAGGCAACAAAAGAAATGTTAAAAATTGTTGAGCCTTATGTTACTTATGGATATCCCACTTTATCGACTGtaagaaaattattatacaaGAGAGGATATGTAAGAGTTGGAAAAGTAAGAAGATATgcaagaaaaaaaatacaagaCAATGCTGATATTTCAAAACATTtaggaaaatataatgtacATGGAATTGAAGATATGGTATATCAATTGTATACTTGTGGACctgtttttaaaaaagttaataatttcttatgggcatttaaattaaaacCACCCAGAAAAGGATTCAAAGCAAAGAGACATGCATTCAACGAACCAAGACCAGGAGACTGGGGAAACAGAGAAGCTCACATTAACGAATTAATTAACAGAATGATCTAA